DNA from Syntrophorhabdaceae bacterium:
CTTTTTTTGGAATACCAAGCATACGCCTTCTGGATATATCAATAGTAAGTTTTCCCAGTTTTTCTATCAATGATTCTGCCCTCGCATCGTATGAATGGAATCTTAATTTACTCTTTATATTTTCAAGCATTACCTCTGCCCTTTCTTTTTCATTTCTATCAAAAAATGAGATAATCGCATCTTCAGGCTCTTTATATACCAGGTAGTCTTCATTGGGTGTAAATCCTAAAATGTTTAGCTCCTCTATATAATTATTCATTACAATAGAACCACATCCCGCTGCCTCAAAAAATCTCATATTGGCCTCATCTCTTATAGAGCGGTTGAACACAAGCTTTGCTCTACTGAGCATGCGGGCAAAATCAATACCAAAAATATTGGTTGCTATCTTTATTTTATAGCGATTTCCTAAACGGGCAAGCTTATAAAGATACTCCTCCCGTGTCTGCTGCACAAGCCTGTTAAGGTTACCTACAAAAACAACATCAATTTCTTTATCCTCATATCTGTAATATGGTCTGTGAACCTCTAAATCATATCCATAAAGGCAAAAAAATTCGCAATTATCAAACCCGAGCTTATTGAATATTCTTACCCCTTTTGTATCACAAAAAAAATAATCAAAGGAACCAAGGATAGGAAGCATTTTATTAAGTGTCAAATTATAATCACCTACAAGCCCAACAACCGGATATGGAGAATCCTCAAGATTCAAAGGCATTTTATAGAATTCTGCATCCCTGATAACTATAAAATCAGGTTCCCATCCATAGGGTAGCCTTGATAGCAATTGATCCAGAGAGACAAATGAACCATTAAACACTATTGTCTCTGCCATCTTTTTTATTGCCTTTACAAGATATGCCTCATTTCCTTTAGGATCATAGAGGCCAGGGCCTAAAAGTATTCTCATTCTCTTTCCTGTTCTAACTCTTACCAATTACTGATTATGTATAAATGATGATATTTACCCTCTATCATTCGTTCCCTTATTCGCATTTACAACTTTTCCAATTCTTTTAAATTATGCTCAGCATCACTATTATTTGGATCTATTTTTAATATCTCTTTAAAGAGTCTTTTGGCTACCTTTTTATTCCCCATATTGGCCTCAATTGAGGCAAGATTATTCATGGCACGGATATGATAGGGCCAAATATGGATGATGTTACTGAAAAGTTGTTTTGCCCTATCTACATTTCCACACTGATATTCCAGCTCTGCCTCGAGATTGGCAAAAAACGGTGAATGGGAATAAATAAATTTTATGCGTAACGTTAAATCCCGAGCCTCTACAATCCTTCCATGTTCAATATACCTTTTAATCTCTCTCAGCCTCTGGGAAACATCCAATGAGTATAGTTCAAATATATTCTTAGTCAATGGATAATTCAGTATTGAATAACCAAGCCCTCTTTCTATGGAGAATCTATCCAAGGCTTCAAAAAATGAACTGTCTATAAATGAGCTGGGCATATTAAAAAATCCAAATAACCAACCATCTTCTTTCAGTTTAGGTTGCCAGACAACAAGTTTTTCATAAAAATCATAAGTATTCTGCTCCCCACGAATAAATATTACATCTATACTCTCATCTTCAAAACTCCTCCAGGCTTCATCACCCATGGTTTCCAGGGGCTTTGCATGGCTCTGCACCCCTTTCTCTATGATTTTGTCTTTTAAGGAGGAAGATTCATATTCATCACCTGAAGCAACTATATCCTCATAGTAAAAAATTACGTCACTATTTTCTATTTCTTTTAAACCTTTGGCAATAAAAGGGATGGCAGTATAAAAAATTTTACCAAGCTCCATATATATCTTCTTCTTCTTTCTGTCCATTTCCTGTCCAATGTTATATAGATAATGCATATCTCCATCCGACATGAAACCCTCCCTATAATATTAAATACAGATGAATCTTTTATAACATTGAATGGTCTCGCCTGTAAAGGCCACAACTTTCATAGACCCTTCATACCTTAATATAAATATTTATGCAAATATAGTGCCATTGCACATAACTTTGCCATCAAATGTCTTTAAATTACTATTCATTCAACTGTTTGCTTTAAAAAAATAATCTAAGACCGTTGAAAAATGCCTTGTGCTCTTGAGGACATTTGTAAGGGCTCTACTGAATCGGTTTTTTAGGTTTAAGATTTATGAGAAAATTTGTAAAACTAAAATGCCATTATATTAAATAAACTGACATTTTTTTGACAATTTCAAAGATAGCTTCCGACTGCATATGCCCTATTCGAGAATCTACTGGAGGCAGCCTTTTGGTTACCTATTTCTACATGGCAATCATTGGACTTAACACCATTTTTATCTTCTAAACAATTTGCCTTTTCTTTTCTATATGCCTCTTCAAAGCCTTCATAAATAGTTTGAATTAATGATTTACATTCTTCAATTGCCTTTTTATCATTGTTTATGTTTGCCTCATTAAGGCGTTTTATTATGTATATATATAGATTCTGTAGGTTATGGGAGATCTCACCGTATTGAACATCTACTGAATCATGGAGTAGCTCAATCACTTGTCTTACCTTTGATAACTCCTCGTATCTCTTCTCAAAATTTTTTGATTCTATATGAATCTTTGCTATTTCAAATTTTTCTAATATTTTTTGAAATACCTTAATTAAAAGTAGACCTTTGTCATATTCATCTACGCTTGTTGCAGTATTTTTATAACTTGCAATACCGTTTATGGACATTTTTCCTCCTGATGTTTATTCATTGCTTTTTCTCATATATTCTGCCTGCTGGGTAAGCCAGTTCTTCATGAGATTGGAAGAGGAGATAAGAAGTTCAAGACTTGAATATTTTTTCTCCAGCCTTTCTGTTTCACGGGCATATCTCTCATTGAGTTCATCTATTCTATTATCAATATTGCTTATGGTCTCATTTATGGACTTCTCTACCTGCGCAAGCGTCCCTGTATATGGGTCTATATATAAATTCATACTTGTCTTTAAGGTATTGCCGAGTTCAGTGAGGACATTTAAAACCTCTGTCTTATTGGAAATTAAGGCATCTGATAATGTGGTGGTATTAAGGGTTAATGTGCCATCGCTATTGAATGTAAACCCTATAGAAGATGCAGTCTTATATGTTGTATTGCCATCTATTTCAGCAAAAATGGCATCCAATATACTATCACGGACAATATGGAGGCTTGTGTCACCCATAAGTGGATTTGAGGATTTATCGC
Protein-coding regions in this window:
- a CDS encoding glycosyltransferase — encoded protein: MRILLGPGLYDPKGNEAYLVKAIKKMAETIVFNGSFVSLDQLLSRLPYGWEPDFIVIRDAEFYKMPLNLEDSPYPVVGLVGDYNLTLNKMLPILGSFDYFFCDTKGVRIFNKLGFDNCEFFCLYGYDLEVHRPYYRYEDKEIDVVFVGNLNRLVQQTREEYLYKLARLGNRYKIKIATNIFGIDFARMLSRAKLVFNRSIRDEANMRFFEAAGCGSIVMNNYIEELNILGFTPNEDYLVYKEPEDAIISFFDRNEKERAEVMLENIKSKLRFHSYDARAESLIEKLGKLTIDISRRRMLGIPKKDRIKRWQLYRSDIIQFREKQWDIFHPQIVAWAKHLVDNELEVKNFDTDMWFWWIELLKNSGLEGYASYFIKDRLELLSSVDFYHNVKNELEGYLL
- the fliS gene encoding flagellar export chaperone FliS codes for the protein MSINGIASYKNTATSVDEYDKGLLLIKVFQKILEKFEIAKIHIESKNFEKRYEELSKVRQVIELLHDSVDVQYGEISHNLQNLYIYIIKRLNEANINNDKKAIEECKSLIQTIYEGFEEAYRKEKANCLEDKNGVKSNDCHVEIGNQKAASSRFSNRAYAVGSYL